Proteins encoded within one genomic window of Acipenser ruthenus chromosome 32, fAciRut3.2 maternal haplotype, whole genome shotgun sequence:
- the LOC131703180 gene encoding histone H2A-like has product MSGRGKTGGKARAKAKTRSSRAGLQFPVGRVHRLLRKGNYAQRVGAGAPVYLAAVLEYLTAEILELAGNAARDNKKTRIIPRHLQLAVRNDEELNKLMGGVTIAQGGVLPNIQAVLLPKKTEKPAKK; this is encoded by the coding sequence ATGTCTGGAAGAGGAAAGACTGGCGGTAAAGCCCGTGCTAAAGCAAAGACTCGCtcctccagggcaggactgcagttcccagtcggTCGTGTCCACAGGCTACTGCGGAAAGGAAACTATGCCCAGCGTGTGGGCGCTGGAGCCCCGGTCTATCTGGCCGCtgtgctcgagtacctgactgctgaaatcctggagctggctgggaacgccgcccgggacaacaagaaaaccagaatcatcccgcgtcacctgcagctcgctgtccgcaacgacgaggagctcaacaagctgatgggaggcgtcaccatcgctcagggcggagtgctgcccaacatccaggccgtgctgctgcccaagaaaaccgagaagccagCCAAGAAATAA